In the genome of Nocardioides sp. NBC_00368, the window CGGCACCGACGACGAGTTCCGTGACCGGGTACGCCAGGCGCTGAAGGAGTTCGTCGGAGACATCGACGAGGCCGTCGCCGGGCCGCTGCTGGAGCGGATCCGCTTCGTCGCCTCCTCCGCCGACGACGGCGCCGCGCTGGCCGAGGCGGTGCACGACGCCGAGGACCGGCTCGCGTTGGAGAGCGGGCAGACGGTGGGCGACGTACAGCGTCTCCTCTATCTCTCCGTGCCGCCGCAGGCGGTCGAGCCGATGGTCGGGATGCTCGCGCGCGAACGGCTGAACGTCCGCAGCCGGCTGGTCGCGGAGAAGCCGTTCGGCACCGACCTCGCCTCGGCGCGCGAGCTCGACGCCGTGCTCGGCGAGGCGTTCGACGAGCCGCAGATCTTCCGGATCGACCACTTCATCGGCAAGGAGGCCGTGCAGAACCTGCTGGCGCTGCGCTTCGCCAACGGCCTCTTCGAGCCCGCCTGGAACCGACACAGCATCGAGTCGGTGCAGATCGACGTCCCGGAGAAGCTCACCGTCACCGGGCGCGGCAGCTTCTACGAGGGCACCGGCTGCCTGCGCGACATGGTCACCACCCACCTGTGCCAGCTCCTCGGGTTCGTGGCGATGGAGGACCCGCACGCCTTTCGGGAAGGCGCGATCCGCGCGGCGAAGGCCGCCGCCTTCGCGGCCGTGCGGCCGCTGGACCCCGAGCGCGTGGTCTTCGGGCAGTACGACGGCTATCGCGAGGAGCCCGACGTCGCCGCCGACTCCGACGTGGAGACGTACGTCGCCATCGAGACGTGGATCGACAACGACCGCTGGCGCGGGGTGCCGTTCTACCTGCGCACCGGCAAGGCGCTCGCCGCCGGCCGGCGGACGATCACGATTCGGTTCATCGACCCGCGACACCGCTGGCTGCAGCCGGTGGATCCTGGCTCGGCGGAGCCGAACGAGCTGGTGATCGAGCTCAGCGACGACGCCCGCATCGAGATCGAGGTCCGGGCCAAGCGGCCCGGACCCGGGATGGCGCTGACCGAGGGCGTCTTCCGCCTCGACCTCGCGTGCGACGCCCCGGACGCCGGGCCGCTGGAGGCCTATGAGCGGCTGCTGCTCGACGTCATGAACGGCGACCGCACCCTCTTCACCAGCGCGCGCGAGGTGGAGCGGCTGTGGGAGATCTGCCAGCCGGTCCTCGAGCATCGGCCCGCGGTGCACAGCTACCCGCAGGGATCCTGGGGCCCGGAGACGGCGCTCGAGCTGCCGGAGGGCGGCTGGCGGCTGGGACGGAGCCGCCCGACTCGATGAACAGCTCGCCTCGCCGCCTCCTGCTCGTCGTCGACGCACCCTCGCTGCTCCACCGCAACCATCACGCTCGCGCACACACCCGGATGGTCGACCGTGCCGGCCGGCCCTCCTGGGCGCTGCACGGCATGCTGCGGCAGATCCTCGACTCGATCGACGCCTTCGCTCCGGACGCGGTGCTCTTCGGCCTCGACGACCGCACCGCGTCCGTACGCCGCGACGCCTATCCCGACTACAAGGCCGGGCGCGCCGAGAAGGACCCGATGCTCGTCGAGCAGCTCGGTCGCGCCGGTGCGATGCTCGACGCCCTCGGGCTCGCGACCCTCACTCCCCCGGGCCTGGAAGCCGACGACGTCAACGCCTCCGGCGCGGCGTGGGCGGTCCGCAACGGGTGGAACTGCGTCGTGATCACCTCCGACCGCGACGCGTTCGCGCTGATCAGCGAGCACACCCAGGTCCTACGGCTGATCAACGGCGGGATCAACGGCTCTCCCCTGCTCAACCCCGCCCGCCTATATGCGATGTACGGCGTTCCCGCCTCTCGCTACCTCGAGTACGCCGCCCTCCGCGGCGACGCCAGCGACAACCTGCCGGGCGTGAGCGGCATCGGGGAGAAGACCGCCGCCGCGCTCCTGGACCAGTTCGGCCCGATGGACGGCGTCTGGGCCGACATCTCGGACAACGACGGGCAGAAGGTGACGGAGGTCCTCGACGCGTGGGCGGCTTCCGCCGGCGTACGCCGCATCGGCTCGCGCGTCGTCCGCGCCCTCTCCGCCCCCGGCGCGCGCGAGCGCTACGACTTCAACCTGCGGATGATGACCTGCCACGACGACCTCGACCTCCGCCTCACCCCCGACATCCCCGGCACCCCCGGCCTCCTCCCCCTCGACATCGACCGGGTCACCCGGGTCGTCGGCTTCCTCGGTGTCGAGGCAACCACGGCTGTCGCGCAGCGCGTGCTGAGCACCAACCCCGCCTCGACGGGCTCGTAGGCCGAGAGCTCCGTCAGACGTACGCCGTCGAGATTTCACCGTTTGGGTGGTTTGGAAATCTGATTTCGGGGTAGAACCCCTGTGTAGTTGTCCTTCACCCGTCGTATGCCCCGATCCGGGAGGGAGCCCACGATGACGTTCGATCTGCTGGAGCAGGAGCCCGCGATCAGCGACCCCGCAGACGCGGCGAACCGCGAGATCGACCGGCGGAATGCGCCGCTGCGGACCGAGATCCAGCTCGTACGCGGCGGGGTGGGCGATGCCGCGAGCTTCGATCGTTCGCTGCGCGAGAGCGTGCTCTACGTGCTGCGGTGGAGCGAGACCGCCCTGCTCACCGGCGACCAGGACGGTGTGCGGTGGGTGTATGCGTTCACCAGCGTTCGAGACCTGGCGAGGTATGCCGCGGTGCGAGGCGCGGACGAGTCCGTCGATGTCGACTTCATGACCGTGCGCGCGGACCGACTTCTGGAGGTGGCTCTGCCGGAGCTGGCGGCTACGGCGGGAATGCCTGTCGGTCTCGCCATCGACGTCGGCAGCAGCTCACCGATGCTGGTCCCCGCTGTCGCTGACGGCGTGGACGAGGCGCTCTGATGGGTGGCAAGAACCTCAACGTCGACCCGGAGGCGCTCAAGCGCGCCGAGTCCGGGATCAACGCGACCATCGGTGAGCTCAACGACATGGGCATGCTCGGCTCCGGCAGCCACGGTCGCGGGTTCGGGTCGATGGCGCTGTCGGGGATGGAGGCCGGGCACTCCGGGCTCGCCGATGCGTTCGGCGGGTTCTGTGACCGGTGGGGTTGGGGCGTACGGGCTCTGGTGCAGGACGCGAACCAGATGGCGCAGGCGCTGGGTATGGCCGCGGGACTCTTCCACGAGCAGGACCAGTACGTCGCGGATGCCGGCAAGATCATCGCGACCTCGGTCGCCGGCAACCCGCACCTGTCGGAGGCCGAGATCACCTCGCAGTCGTGGGGCGAGAACTTCGACGACTGGAAGCCGGACTACTCCGTCGAGTCCCAGGTCGCGGCAAACGAGCGCATGGGCGAGACCTGGAGAACGGTCGGAAACGACTGGGTCGAGACCCAGCAGGAGAAGTTCACCGACCCGATGGGCTATGCCCGGGAAGAGGTGGAGTCGGCCTGGGACGGCGTGACCGGACCGGCCGAGGGCACCGAACCGGTCGAGGAGTCCGGTGACGGACAGTCCGGCGGCGACGTCGACGGCGGCGCTCGCTGATGGGGATCGGAGGCTGGCTGCGTGACCGCGCCAACGACGTCGGCGAGGCGGTCGAAGGCGCGATCGATGATGGCGCCGAGCTTCTCGGCGAGGGTGTCGAGCAGCTCTCCCACGTCGCCGAGGACGGTCTGGACGCGATCGGCGCCGAGTCGGCAGCGGACTGGGTCCGTGAGCACGGAGACCAGCTGGCCGACCAGCTCGGGGCCGATGTCGGCGAGATGCAGCTGGGTGAGACCGAGGATCCCAAGCAGCTCGTCCACGGCGACGCCGGCAAGATCGACGAGGCAGTGTCCCACCTCACCGACCTGGCCAAGGCGTTCGGCGAAGTCTCGGCGGGCATGTCGAGCATCGACACCGGCAACTGGCAGGGCCAGGCCGGCGACGCGTACGAGTCGCGATGGTCGAAGACGCCGGCCGACTGGGCCCGAGCGCAGGCCGCGTGCGAGAAAGCCTCGGGTGCGCTGAAGTCGTTCTCCTCGACGGTGACGTGGGCGCAGGACCAGGCGACGGAGGCCATTCGGCAGTGGAAGGAGGCCGAGACCAAGCAGAAGGCGGCTCTGGATGCCCACAACGCGAAGGTCTCCGACTACAACTCGGCCGTGGACCGCTACAACTCGACGGCGGCCTCAGGTGGCGACCCGGGCGCGAAGCCGATCGCGCCGGGAGAGTTCGTCGATCCGGGTCCGGCCTTGTTCGAGGCCGCGCAGGAGACGCTCAAAGAGGCACGGCGTCAGCGGAACGAGGCCGGCGACCAGGCCGCCTCAACGATCAGCTCGGCGACGGCGGCCGCGCCGGAGTCGCCCGACTTCGTGGGGCGGATGGGCGCGAACGCCACCGACCTGGCCGCATGGGGTCAGACGCAGCAGATGCACCTCACCGGCGGCGCACTCAAGGGCCTGGCTGGAATGGCCCGGTTCGCACGGTCGATCAACCCGACCGATCCCTACAACCTGCTCCACCCGGCGGAGTACACCGAGACCCTGTCCAACACTGCTGCCGGGCTCGTCTACGCCACCGCCCACCCCGGCGAGCTCGCCTCGGCCCTGGTGGGCAGCGGCTGGACCACCGACCCCGCCGAAGCCCTGGGCCGGCTGGCACCGGATGCGATCATCACCGCGCTCACTGCCGGTGGTGGCGCCGCGGCGAAGGGGGCCGGCGCCCTCGACGACCTCGCGCGGTTGGGCGATGACGCGAGCCGGTTCGCCGATGACGCCGCCCGCATCGGCGACGACGCCGCCGATGCCGCTCGACGGGGCGTTCCGGACGAGTGCAAGAACGTGTGTGGTGACCCGGTCGACGTCGCCACCGGCGCGGTGTTCCTCGAGCAGACCGATCTTCATCTCCCGGGTGTGCTCCCTCTCGTGGTGACGCGGAAGCACTCCTCGGACTGGACCTACGGGCTCTGGTTCGGCCGCACCTGGGCCTCCACCTTCGACGAGCGCATCGACCTCGACGACGACGGCGAGCACGTCGTCGTGGTTCGGGCCGACGCGACCGCACAGGTCTTCCCCCGACCCACGCCTGAGGAGCCCACCGAACCTGTCGCGGGCGGCGGGACCCGGTTGAGCGTCACCGAGGTCGGCGGTTACACGCTCACCGATCTGACCACGGGACAACAACGTCACTACCTGGCCCCGGTCGAAGGCCGGTCGATGCTGGCGGCCCTGACCGACCCGACGGGTCACCGCTACATGATCGCGCGCGACCCCTACGGCGCACCGGTCGAGATCCGCCACACCGGCGGCTACCGCGTCCTCATCGACACCCAGGGCTCGCGCATCACCGCGCTCACCGTGGTCCGCGACGACGGCACCGAGCCCGTCAAGGTCGCCGAGTACGTCTACGGGCTCGGCGACACCGATGCCGGGCACCTGGTCGGCGTCATCAACGCGTCCGGTCACCCGCTCAGGTTCGGCTACGACGACATCGGGCGGCTGGTCGAGTGGGCCGACCGCAACGACACCGTCTACACCTACCGCTACGACGAAGCCGGACGCTGTGTCGACCAGGCCGGGACCGACGGTGTCATGGCCAACACCTTCGCCTACAGCGTCATCAGCCCCGCGTTGCGCGAGACCGTCGTCACCGACTCGGCCGGGCACTCGACGCGCTTCCTCATCAACGAACGGTCCCAGGTCCTGTCGGTCACCGACCCCCTGGGTGGTGAGACCCGTTCGGTCTGGGACGAGCGCAACCGGTTGCTGTCCCGAACCGACCCCCTGGGTCGGACGACGTCGTTCTCTTACGACGCCGACGGCATGTTGGTCGCCGTCACCCGGCCCGACGGGCTGCAGCAGACGGTGGCGTACGCCTCCTCCGGTGGCCGCCCGCAGCCGACCCGGACGGTGCTACCGGATGGAGCCGAGTGGGTCTTCGAATATGACGAGAACGGGAACCGCACCGCTGCCACCGACCCGCTCGGTGCGACTACCGCCTTCACCTACGACCAGCATGGGCACCTGGCCGCGGTGAGCGATGCGCTCGGCAACGTACGCACCATCGAGACGGATCCAGCCGGCCTCCCGCTCGTCATCACCGAGGCCGACGGCAACACCACGCGACTCGAGCGCGACGCCTTCGGCCGGGTCACGACCATCACCGATGCGCTCGCGGCAACCGTCACCCTCACCTGGACCCCGGACAGCCAGCTCGCCTCCCGCACGCTGCCCGACGGGACCACCGAGACCTGGACGTACGACGGCGAGGGCAACCCTGTCGAACACGTCGACCCGGCAGGCCGCATCACGCGCACGGAGTTCACCCACTTCGACCTCCCGTCGGCGGTCACCGCACCCGATGGCACCACCACCCGCTACTCGTACGACCCCGAGCTGCGTCTGCGGCAGGTCACCAACCCTCAGGGTGGCACCTGGTCCTACGACTACGACCCGGCCGGCCGGCTGGTCACCGAGACCGACTACAACGGCCGAACCCTGCGTTACGACTACGACCGCGCCGGCCAGCTCACTCGCCGCATCAACGGCGCCGACGAAATCGTCGCCTACGAGCGCGACCAGCTCGGCAACATCACCACCCAACGGGTCGGTCAGGCCGCCACCGGCATGACCTACGACCCGCTCGGACGACTCCTGCGCGCGACCGGCCCAGAAGTTGAGCTCGTCCTCCAACGCGATCGGCTCGGCCGGATCACTGCCGAGATCCTCAACGGCCGCACCGTGACCTCCAGCTTTGACCAGCTGGGCCGCCGCGTCGCCCGAACCACCCCTGCCGGTGTCGAAACCGTCTGGGCCTACGAGGCTTCAGCCCGACCGACCGCGATCACGGTCGACGGCCATCACATCGGCATCGACCGAGACCTCCTCGGCCGCGAGACCAGTCGACGCGTCGGCAACGCCGCGCTCGACCAGACCTGGGACGCCCTCGGCCAGCTCACCGCTCAGACGGTCACCGTCGCTCCCCCGGCCACCGCCGGCAGCGCCCTTGCCGACCGCCTCGGCGGCGCCGGAACGGCGCCGACGGTCGAGGGCGGCCCGCGCTTCTTGCAGCAACGCGGCTACACCTACGCCGCGGGGGGTGACCTCATCAGCATCGACGACCAACTCACCGGTGTCCGCCGCTTCGAGCTCGACCTCGCCAACCGGATCACGTCGGTCACCGGTCCCGACTGGTCCGAGGCCTACACCTACGATCCGATGGGCAACATCACCCGATCGATGACCGGCAACGCCGATGGCGAACGTCGCGAGTACGCCGGGAGTCTGCTCACCCGCTCCGGCCGCAACCGCTACCGCTACGACGCCCAGGGCCGCCTCGTCGGCCGCACCACCACCCGCCTCTCCCACAAGCCCGAGACCTGGGCCTACGAATGGGACGCCGACGACCGCCTCACCGGCGTACGCACCCCCGACGGCACCCGCTGGCGCTATCTCTACGACATCCTCGGCCGACGCGTCGCCAAACGCCGCCTCAACGAGAGCGGCGATGTCACCGAAGAGATCCTCTTCGCCTGGGACGGAACCACCCTCGTCGAAGAGACCACCTCGGTCGGCTCACGGTCGTGGACCCACGACGGCCTCCGTCCCATCGCCCAGCTCGACCTGGCCGACGACGAGGTCGACACCCGCTTCTACTCCATCATCACCGACCTCGTCGGCACTCCCACTGAACTCGTCACCCCCGACGGCGACCTGGCATGGCACGCCAGGCGCACCCTCTGGGGCGCCCCGGTCCGAACGACGGCTGCGCTGACCCCTCTTCGCTTCCCGGGACAGTACGCCGATCCAGAAACCGGGCTTAGCTACAACCTCAACCGTTACTACGACCCGTCAACTGGCCGTTACGTCTCCCAGGATCCGCTCGGCCTTGAGCCAGCGCCGAACCCAACCACCTACGTTCACAACCCGACGACGGTCATTGACCCACTTGGCCTTTCGCCGTGTGACCCAGACCCATCGAACATCCCCCACGGCCCAGCCCCAGAGAACGCCTGGAAGGTGCTTGATCGGGTTGACGAGAAGGGCTCGCCGCTCGCTGGCTACAAGGGCGGGCGCGACTGGGGTAACGATGGCTCTCAAGACGCTCAGATCCTGCCTCGCACCAATGGCTCAGGCGATCCGATCACCTACAAGGAATGGGACCTGAACCCGAAGGTCAAAGGCGTGCCGCGCGACGGCGAGCGCTTGGTTACCGGTAGCGACGGATCGGCGTACTACACCACTGACCACTACAAGCACTTCATACGGATGAGATGATGACCGACATTCTCACTGCGCTGCAGCGCGTAACTCGTGCCAACCCGTTCATCAGGTCTGATCTTGCATCCCGAGAGTTGGCTGTGGCTTCGTATGGCTGGGCCGAAGCAGGGTTGACGGTTCGGGCTGTTCGCGGCTCGAAGATGCGGACGGAGGACCAGCTCTTCACCGAGGTCTCCGCTGCACTCCAGTTCCCGTACTACTTCGGTGAGAACTGGCCCGCCTTCGATGAGTGCCTCGCCGATCTTGAATGGCTCCCTAGAGGCTCGGGGTTCGTCTTCGTCGTCTACGAAGCCGAGCAAGTGCTCGCGGATGCCCCTCCCCGAACTTTCGCCACATTCGAGAAGGTGGTCCATCGCGCCTGCGATGAGTTCGGTGAACCTATCGACGATGGAGAGTCCTGGGACCGACCGGCGACACCATTCCACTTCGTCCTTCAACTGCCAGACGGACTCGGAGGACATTGGAGGAAACAACAGCTCTCGTGATCCCAGGAGTGGTCGGCGCTTGAAGGTACACATCGAATGAACGACGACGAGATCGTCGCCTACCTGATCGACTCCGGCGCCGACGACTGGGGCATGCTGCATGACGTCGTGTGGGAAGCTACAGAGGGCAGCATCACCCCAGATTCCAAAGCTCGGCTCAAACGGGTGCTGCTATTTCGACCTCGTCTACCCCGCTATTCCCGTCGTCACCGACGATGAAGCCTGACGCGAGACTTCACCGAGTGCTACCCGACCTACGACCAGATTCCTGAGCGCATTGCTCGAGCGAAGTTGCTTTCCAGCTGACGCAACCGAATGAGCGCGCTATGTGACCTGACCACGTGGCGAGGTTCGATCCTCATGAGCTGACTGGCTCACGCCCACCGCTCTTGGAGGTCGGCGACGAGCTTCTCGGCTTCGCTCGTGTCGGGTGCACGTACGGCGTCGAGGCTGGACTGCGGGAACATCACGTATCGGCCGCCCCCGTTCAGGTCGAGCTCGCTCAGTGCGTCGAGCGAGTCGGCCCGGGACAGGTCGATGACCTGGATACCCTCGCCGATCTGATCGAGGACGTCTTGGCCGGAGGCGGACTTCACCTGGTCGATCTG includes:
- the zwf gene encoding glucose-6-phosphate dehydrogenase, yielding MSSKPAPHVLVLFGATGDLAARKLFPGLYRLALAKRLPDQLAVIGSGRRSPGTDDEFRDRVRQALKEFVGDIDEAVAGPLLERIRFVASSADDGAALAEAVHDAEDRLALESGQTVGDVQRLLYLSVPPQAVEPMVGMLARERLNVRSRLVAEKPFGTDLASARELDAVLGEAFDEPQIFRIDHFIGKEAVQNLLALRFANGLFEPAWNRHSIESVQIDVPEKLTVTGRGSFYEGTGCLRDMVTTHLCQLLGFVAMEDPHAFREGAIRAAKAAAFAAVRPLDPERVVFGQYDGYREEPDVAADSDVETYVAIETWIDNDRWRGVPFYLRTGKALAAGRRTITIRFIDPRHRWLQPVDPGSAEPNELVIELSDDARIEIEVRAKRPGPGMALTEGVFRLDLACDAPDAGPLEAYERLLLDVMNGDRTLFTSAREVERLWEICQPVLEHRPAVHSYPQGSWGPETALELPEGGWRLGRSRPTR
- a CDS encoding 5'-3' exonuclease, translating into MNSSPRRLLLVVDAPSLLHRNHHARAHTRMVDRAGRPSWALHGMLRQILDSIDAFAPDAVLFGLDDRTASVRRDAYPDYKAGRAEKDPMLVEQLGRAGAMLDALGLATLTPPGLEADDVNASGAAWAVRNGWNCVVITSDRDAFALISEHTQVLRLINGGINGSPLLNPARLYAMYGVPASRYLEYAALRGDASDNLPGVSGIGEKTAAALLDQFGPMDGVWADISDNDGQKVTEVLDAWAASAGVRRIGSRVVRALSAPGARERYDFNLRMMTCHDDLDLRLTPDIPGTPGLLPLDIDRVTRVVGFLGVEATTAVAQRVLSTNPASTGS
- a CDS encoding putative T7SS-secreted protein, which produces MGIGGWLRDRANDVGEAVEGAIDDGAELLGEGVEQLSHVAEDGLDAIGAESAADWVREHGDQLADQLGADVGEMQLGETEDPKQLVHGDAGKIDEAVSHLTDLAKAFGEVSAGMSSIDTGNWQGQAGDAYESRWSKTPADWARAQAACEKASGALKSFSSTVTWAQDQATEAIRQWKEAETKQKAALDAHNAKVSDYNSAVDRYNSTAASGGDPGAKPIAPGEFVDPGPALFEAAQETLKEARRQRNEAGDQAASTISSATAAAPESPDFVGRMGANATDLAAWGQTQQMHLTGGALKGLAGMARFARSINPTDPYNLLHPAEYTETLSNTAAGLVYATAHPGELASALVGSGWTTDPAEALGRLAPDAIITALTAGGGAAAKGAGALDDLARLGDDASRFADDAARIGDDAADAARRGVPDECKNVCGDPVDVATGAVFLEQTDLHLPGVLPLVVTRKHSSDWTYGLWFGRTWASTFDERIDLDDDGEHVVVVRADATAQVFPRPTPEEPTEPVAGGGTRLSVTEVGGYTLTDLTTGQQRHYLAPVEGRSMLAALTDPTGHRYMIARDPYGAPVEIRHTGGYRVLIDTQGSRITALTVVRDDGTEPVKVAEYVYGLGDTDAGHLVGVINASGHPLRFGYDDIGRLVEWADRNDTVYTYRYDEAGRCVDQAGTDGVMANTFAYSVISPALRETVVTDSAGHSTRFLINERSQVLSVTDPLGGETRSVWDERNRLLSRTDPLGRTTSFSYDADGMLVAVTRPDGLQQTVAYASSGGRPQPTRTVLPDGAEWVFEYDENGNRTAATDPLGATTAFTYDQHGHLAAVSDALGNVRTIETDPAGLPLVITEADGNTTRLERDAFGRVTTITDALAATVTLTWTPDSQLASRTLPDGTTETWTYDGEGNPVEHVDPAGRITRTEFTHFDLPSAVTAPDGTTTRYSYDPELRLRQVTNPQGGTWSYDYDPAGRLVTETDYNGRTLRYDYDRAGQLTRRINGADEIVAYERDQLGNITTQRVGQAATGMTYDPLGRLLRATGPEVELVLQRDRLGRITAEILNGRTVTSSFDQLGRRVARTTPAGVETVWAYEASARPTAITVDGHHIGIDRDLLGRETSRRVGNAALDQTWDALGQLTAQTVTVAPPATAGSALADRLGGAGTAPTVEGGPRFLQQRGYTYAAGGDLISIDDQLTGVRRFELDLANRITSVTGPDWSEAYTYDPMGNITRSMTGNADGERREYAGSLLTRSGRNRYRYDAQGRLVGRTTTRLSHKPETWAYEWDADDRLTGVRTPDGTRWRYLYDILGRRVAKRRLNESGDVTEEILFAWDGTTLVEETTSVGSRSWTHDGLRPIAQLDLADDEVDTRFYSIITDLVGTPTELVTPDGDLAWHARRTLWGAPVRTTAALTPLRFPGQYADPETGLSYNLNRYYDPSTGRYVSQDPLGLEPAPNPTTYVHNPTTVIDPLGLSPCDPDPSNIPHGPAPENAWKVLDRVDEKGSPLAGYKGGRDWGNDGSQDAQILPRTNGSGDPITYKEWDLNPKVKGVPRDGERLVTGSDGSAYYTTDHYKHFIRMR
- a CDS encoding barstar family protein, translating into MTDILTALQRVTRANPFIRSDLASRELAVASYGWAEAGLTVRAVRGSKMRTEDQLFTEVSAALQFPYYFGENWPAFDECLADLEWLPRGSGFVFVVYEAEQVLADAPPRTFATFEKVVHRACDEFGEPIDDGESWDRPATPFHFVLQLPDGLGGHWRKQQLS